A single region of the Musa acuminata AAA Group cultivar baxijiao chromosome BXJ1-11, Cavendish_Baxijiao_AAA, whole genome shotgun sequence genome encodes:
- the LOC103970387 gene encoding peroxisome biogenesis protein 19-2 — protein MADPSSDDLDQLLDSALDDFTKLDLAPAQRSGGGGDGKEGRDALPSSSSSPSASSASATPVRGLGMGLPDLAAKRKGKQGARPRGSHASEALEKLTKETREAVRGLESATGAATLKGGDARFDKEGMVDEFVKQFEELAGSQDVESIVETMMQQLLSKEILYEPMKEIGERYPKWLEEHKDTLKKEEYDRYYHQYELIIELNDVYDSEPENFSKIVDLMQKMQECGQPPSDIVQELAPDLDLSNLGQLSPDQLDATSNCCIM, from the exons ATGGCCGACCCTTCCTCCGACGACTTAGACCAACTCCTCGACA GCGCTTTGGACGACTTCACCAAGCTCGATCTCGCCCCCGCCCAGAG gagcggcggcggtggagatggGAAAGAGGGAAGGGATGCGTTGCCCTCGTCGTCTTCTTCTCCTTCGGCGTCATCGGCTTCGGCAACCCCGGTGCGAGGATTGGGGATGGGGCTGCCCGACCTGGCCGCGAAGAGGAAAGGGAAGCAGGGTGCCCGGCCCAGGGGGTCCCACGCCTCGGAGGCCCTTGAGAAGCTGACGAAGGAGACCCGGGAGGCGGTGCGGGGTCTGGAGTCCGCCACAGGGGCCGCCACACTCAAGGGCGGCGATGCTCGGTTCGACAAGGAAGGGATGGTCGATGAGTTCGTCAAGCAGTTTGAGGAGCTCGCGGGCTCGCAG GATGTTGAATCTATTGTTGAAACTATGATGCAGCAGCTTTTGTCTAAAGAAATTCTCTATGAGCCCATGAAGGAAATTGGAGAAAGATATCCAAAGTGGTTGGAGGAGCACAAAGATACTCTGAAGAAGGAAGAATATGACCGCTATTATCATCAATATGAGCTTATAATAGAACTAAATGATGTTTATGACAGTGAGCCTGAAAACTTTTCCAAGATTGTTGATCTCATGCAGAAAATGCAGGAATGTGGTCAACCCCCAAGTGATATAGTCCAAGAGCTCGCCCCCGATCTTGATTTAAGCAACCTGGGCCAACT GTCTCCTGATCAACTAGATGCTACATCTAACTGTTGTATTATGTAA
- the LOC103970878 gene encoding WAT1-related protein At5g47470 gives MPGSRRKAVVEDGLVILGLVTVQLVGAAYMVFLGPVLSLGIKPLFLVTFGSFVTAALVFPFAVAFEREKWPSRLSPMLMARFLLLALGGVTTFQALLLLGVKKTSPSIASAMPNLAPGIIFIIAACLRFEKVDMMYWYSRAKILGTLLCLGGAVAMSLLQSPSVPPPESPQRLHPFGENLLENTYKDWFIGCLCLFGAVLVISCTMVLQAATMMQFEAPLTLCSITSLLGAFLTAAVQFVVEGRINIGNPVIKLESIVAIAILGGMTTAACIAFQTWAVKRKGPVFVSMFSPVQTVCSGILSAIVLHQMIKVESLMAMFFMFSGLYMVLWAKGKEDFLLTEVASTAISTQLDADIEKPLLS, from the exons ATGCCGGGTTCCCGTAGGAAGGCGGTGGTGGAGGACGGCCTCGTCATTCTTGGCCTCGTCACGGTGCAACTCGTCGGTGCGGCCTACATGGTGTTCCTCGGCCCCGTCCTCTCCCTCGGCATCAAGCCTTTGTTCCTTGTCACCTTCGGCAGCTTCGTTACTGCAGCCCTTGTTTTCCCGTTTGCGGTCGCGTTCGAAAG GGAGAAATGGCCGTCGAGGTTAAGTCCGATGTTGATGGCTCGATTCCTTTTGCTTGCTCTGGGAGG GGTGACCACATTTCAAGCCCTGTTGTTACTGGGAGTCAAGAAAACATCCCCATCTATTGCGTCTGCCATGCCCAACCTTGCTCCAGGCATCATCTTTATCATTGCAGCTTGTCTAAG GTTTGAGAAAGTTGACATGATGTACTGGTACAGCAGAGCCAAGATACTAGGAACCTTGTTGTGCTTAGGTGGTGCAGTGGCCATGAGCTTATTGCAAAGCCCTTCTGTGCCACCTCCTGAGTCACCTCAAAGATTGCATCCCTTTGGTGAAAACTTGCTTGAGAACACCTACAAGGATTGGTTCATTGGTTGCCTATGCCTCTTCGGTGCAGTTTTGGTGATTTCTTGCACAATGGTGCTGCAG GCTGCTACCATGATGCAATTTGAAGCTCCTTTAACTTTGTGTTCCATAACCTCTTTGCTGGGAGCATTTCTTACAGCTGCTGTGCAATTCGTAGTCGAAGGAAGAATCAACATTGGCAATCCTGTCATCAAACTCGAGAGCATTGTCGCCATTGCAATCTTG GGAGGCATGACCACTGCTGCATGTATCGCATTCCAAACATGGGCTGTGAAGCGGAAGGGGCCagtttttgtgtccatgtttagcCCTGTTCAAACAGTGTGCTCCGGGATTCTATCAGCCATAGTATTACATCAAATGATCAAAGTGGAAAG CTTAATGGCCATGTTCTTCATGTTCTCTGGCCTTTACATGGTTCTTTGGGCGAAAGGGAAAGAAGATTTCCTTCTAACGGAGGTTGCATCCACAGCAATATCGACACAACTTGATGCAGACATCGAGAAACCCTTGTTATCTTAA